A single region of the Arthrobacter sp. zg-Y20 genome encodes:
- a CDS encoding DUF2304 domain-containing protein — MSPGSIITFAIAFLTVALVFRMLRRGQLREKYAILWLSLGVVTLVLTAFPQILLWTSQLLGVQVPANLIFAVALTLLVGVTLHLSWELSTVEEEARVLAEEVGILRTTVSRMEDTLDSLARGHLLEQPTDEAGRTDQRN, encoded by the coding sequence ATGTCCCCCGGCAGCATCATCACATTCGCTATTGCCTTCCTGACGGTCGCGCTGGTGTTCCGCATGCTCCGGCGCGGACAGCTCAGGGAGAAATACGCCATCCTGTGGCTGTCCCTGGGCGTGGTGACCCTGGTACTCACGGCGTTCCCCCAGATCCTCCTCTGGACCAGCCAGCTGCTGGGAGTTCAGGTTCCCGCGAACCTTATTTTCGCCGTCGCGCTGACCCTTCTCGTGGGCGTTACCCTTCACCTGTCCTGGGAACTTTCCACGGTTGAGGAGGAAGCCCGGGTCCTCGCCGAGGAAGTGGGCATCCTCCGCACCACCGTGTCCCGTATGGAGGACACCCTCGACAGCCTGGCCCGCGGGCACCTGCTTGAGCAGCCCACGGACGAGGCCGGACGAACGGACCAAAGGAACTAA